The genomic region TTCAAAGTCCGTCACGCGGGGTTTGCCTTCGGTAATCGTGCCGGTTTTGTCCAGAATGACGGCGTTGACGCGGTAACCCAGTTCCAGACTTTCGGCATCCTTGATCAGAATATTGTGTTCGGCTCCTTTGCCGACGCCGACCATGATGGCCGTGGGCGTCGCCAGGCCGAGGGCGCAGGGGCAGGCAATGACCAGCACGGTCACCGACGCCAGCAGGGCGTGCGTGAGGGCATTGTCGCCGCCGAAAAGCATCCAGGCGGCAAAGGTCAGAAGAGCGATGCCGATAACGACCGGTACAAAAATCCCGGCAATTTTGTCCACCAGCTTCTGCACCGGCGCCTTGCTGCCCTGCGCTTCCTGCACCAGCCGGATAATCTGGGCCAGCACCGTATCGCCGCCGACTTTTTCGGCCACAAACCGGAAGCTGCCTTTCTGGTTGATCGTTCCGGCAAAGACCACCGCGCCCGCCGTTTTCTCCACCGGCACCGGCTCGCCCGAAACGGTGCTTTCGTCTACGTACGACGACCCTGATTCGACGCGGCCGTCTACCGGAATCCGCTCGCCGGGGCGCACCACCAGCAGCTGCCCGGTCCGGACCTGCGCCAGCGGAATCTCCGTTTCGGCCCCGTTTTCGACCACGCGCACCGTTTTGGGTTGCAGTCCCATCAGCTTCTTGAGGGCCGCCGACGTGTTCGACTTGGCCCGTTCTTCCAGCAAACGACCCAGCAGAATAAAGGCCACGACGACGGCGGCGGCTTCAAAATAAACGTGCGGATGCAGTCCCCGCCGGTGCCAGAACTCCGGAAAAGCCGTATTGAAGGTACTGAACAGAAACGCAATGCCGGTCGAGAGGGCGACCAGCGTGTCCATATTGGCTTTGCCGTGCCGCACCTGCTTCCAGGCATTGGTGAAAAACGTCCCGCCCAGGCCAAAGACCACCGGGGCCGACAGCACGAGCATGAGCCAGTTGGCGTACGGCATGTCCATGAAGAACATCCCGATAACGACCACCGGCAGCGCCAGCAGACCCGCCCAGAGCGTCCGTTTTTTGAGCGCCTCGTAATGCCGCTGCTGGGCGGCCCGCTGGATTTCCTGCGGACTTTCGGCATCGGGTTCGGCGCTTTCGAGCACCAGATCGTAGCCTGCCGAACGCACGGCCTGTTGTAGCCCTTCCGGCGTTACGGCTTTCGGGTTGTACTGGACCCAGGCGCTCTGGTTGGCATAGTTGACCCCCGCGTCGCTCACGCCCGGCGTGCTTTTAAGCATCGACTCGACGCTCACCGCGCAGGCTGCGCAGGACATTTCCAGGACGGGAAAGGTCTTGCGGACTTCGGTTGGCTGGGATATGGTTTTGGTACTCATGGTTGTAAAAGAATAGCACTGCAGCGCGAATGGGTCCGCGCCAGAGCCAGTTGACCCCACAAAGGTCATACGGATAACACCCAAAAGCGTTACAGAATTTCCGCCGGTATGTGCAGGATTTTTACCGGGAAGACGAAAGCTCCGTGGAGAGGCTCTGCCGCCGTTTGGCTTCCCGTTCGGCGAGTTTGCCCTGTTTGACCAGTTCGAGGGTGCGGTGCAGCAGATAATCGCGGCCCTGCAGGATGTCGTCCAGCGTCCGGTCGACCGTAAAATCCGGCTCTACGGTGAACCCGTTGGCGTTTTTCGGATTGACGGCGTGAATGAGTTTCTTGAGCGGAATCCGGACCCGGATGCCCGAATTCGGCAGGGTTACGTACTGAAACTGCCCGGCAAAATCGCCCCAGTAGGCCCCGCCCGACGGCTCGCCGACAAACGTACCCAGCCCGGCGTCCAGCGTCTTGGCGAGTACCGACGTCGTGGCCGAGTATGACGCCCCGTTGACCAGAAAATACAGGTTGCCCCGGTAGGCCAGTTCCTGCTGCGGTTTGCGCTTGGGCGGCGCGGGCCGTTCGCGGAAGCCGCCGGAAGGGTCTTTTTTGTAAAAAACCGGAAACAGCATCCACGTGAACGGATTCCAGGCTTTCACGTAGGCCGAACGTCCGCCCCGCTTGATGACGCCGGGCTCCATGAGCTGAAAGGGCTGGGGCATCCAGTAACTTAGCAATCGTACGGCGTTCAGAACCGTGCCGCCGCCGTTGTTGCGCACGTCGATCACCAGATTCTGCACGTTCTGGTCCTTTATTTCGGTAAACGCCTTCCGGAGCTGCCGGTTGTAGCGCAGCCCAAACCAGTCGCGGGACGAATTGGAAAAGGTCTCGATGCGCAGCACGGCCGTTCCGGGCAGGCTGTCGATTTTTCGCACGGCCAGATTCGGCAGGGTACTTTTCATCTCGCTGCGGTACCGGCGGACGGCGTAGCGGTGTAACTGCCCCGACGTGAGGCACGACACGGTGGCGTCGCGGACGGTGGTGTCGCCGGGCGTCCGGCAGGTGAGCGTAACGTAGGTCTGCGGCCCGTACCACCAGAGGTAATATACCGGAAAATAAACCAGGCTGCGGGTGCGGGCCCCGGCCGTCAGGTCGCCGTCGTTGCCGCCCCGGTGGTAGCGTTGCAGGGTTTCGTGGATGGCGGCAAACGGCTCGCCGTTGAGGGCCAGAATCTCGGTGCCGCGGCGGAGGCTGGTGTCGGCAGACAAATTATGGGAAATGTAATACCGGCTGCCCACCTGCCGCACCTCGAAAGGAAAGTAGCGGTACGGCCGGATGATGTAATCCCGCGCGTGCATGACCGCCAGGTGCCCGTCTTTCAAAGACGCAATCAGCGGGACCACCTGACGCTGAAAAAAGTCGTGGTACGAAACGGGCGGAGCCGCCTGGTTGACCAGCGAATCGTACAGCCGCTCGTAGTTGGCCTGGGGCGCATAATGACCGATGCCCGGATAGAGTCTGTCCAGTTTTCGTTTCAAAAACTTCATGTCCGCCCGGGCTTTTTCGGGGGTCAGCGGCTGCGCACCGACGGAAAGCCAGCCCAACAGGCAAAGCGCCCAAATCAGAAATTTCATTCCGGTATCAATTTCTAATTCAATATACATGTTTGGCAGCGGCTTTGCAACGAATAGGGGCGGTAGGTGTGTTACGTGTCAAAGCGGTGACAAGGCATTTGGCCGGAATACAACCCGTGAGAAACAAATAGTATTGAAAAAAGTTAGCAAAAGGATTACCCCCCAACCTATGATGAAAGCCATTCTACTGATTTTCTGCAGCCTGCTGACGGGCATTCTGTCAGCGCGGGCGCAGGACAAACGGACCGTCAGCGGCTACGTGAAAGACGCCGCCAACGGCGAGGGCCTGATCGGCGTTTCCGTTTACGGGAAAGAAGCCGCCACCGGTGCCGTAACCAACAATTACGGATTCTACGCGATCACCGTGCCGCCCGGCACCTACAGCCTGATCTTCACCTTTGTCGGCTACCGGAAAGAAACCCGCACCGTCGATCTGACGATGCAGAACGTGCGCCTGGACATGGAACTGCGCGAGGAAGGCCGCGACCTGCAGGAAGTGACCGTCTCGGCCCGGCGCGAGGACGACAATGTGAAAAGCATTGAAATGAGCGTCAACAAGATCGAGATGAAGACCATCCAGCGCATTCCGGCGCTGCTCGGCGAAGTGGACGTGGTGCGGAGCATCCAGCTTCTGCCGGGCGTTTCGACGGTGGGCGAGGGGGCTACGGGCTTCAACGTCCGCGGCGGGGCCATCGACCAGAATCTGGTGCTGCTCGACGAAGCGCCGGTCTACAATTCCTCGCACCTGTTCGGTTTTTTCTCGGTCTTCAATCCGGACGCGGTCAAGGATGTGAAACTGGTCAAGGGCGGCATTCCGTCGCTGTACGGCGGGCGGATCTCGTCGATTCTGGATGTGCGGATGAAAGAAGGCAACGCCAAACGGCCGGAAGTGAACGGCGGCATCGGGGTCA from Tellurirhabdus rosea harbors:
- a CDS encoding heavy metal translocating P-type ATPase; translation: MSTKTISQPTEVRKTFPVLEMSCAACAVSVESMLKSTPGVSDAGVNYANQSAWVQYNPKAVTPEGLQQAVRSAGYDLVLESAEPDAESPQEIQRAAQQRHYEALKKRTLWAGLLALPVVVIGMFFMDMPYANWLMLVLSAPVVFGLGGTFFTNAWKQVRHGKANMDTLVALSTGIAFLFSTFNTAFPEFWHRRGLHPHVYFEAAAVVVAFILLGRLLEERAKSNTSAALKKLMGLQPKTVRVVENGAETEIPLAQVRTGQLLVVRPGERIPVDGRVESGSSYVDESTVSGEPVPVEKTAGAVVFAGTINQKGSFRFVAEKVGGDTVLAQIIRLVQEAQGSKAPVQKLVDKIAGIFVPVVIGIALLTFAAWMLFGGDNALTHALLASVTVLVIACPCALGLATPTAIMVGVGKGAEHNILIKDAESLELGYRVNAVILDKTGTITEGKPRVTDFEWTAADADQPRLTRILHALEARSEHPLASAVVAYLPGTESLVMDRFESLTGRGVIGTQAGRTYLVGNRRLLDEHGIRPDAALESLAARLSAEAKTVVYFADSTQILAVMAIADPVKATSKAAIETLQSRGIDVFMLTGDNRQTAGAVAQSVGIREFRAEVMPSDKADFVKELQQRGKVVAMVGDGINDSQALALADVSIAMGRGSDIAMDVAKMTLITSDLGSIPKALHLSRRTVQTIRQNLFWAFIYNLIGIPLAAGILYPINGFLLNPMLAGAAMALSSVSVVMNSLRLRYE
- a CDS encoding S41 family peptidase, which translates into the protein MKFLIWALCLLGWLSVGAQPLTPEKARADMKFLKRKLDRLYPGIGHYAPQANYERLYDSLVNQAAPPVSYHDFFQRQVVPLIASLKDGHLAVMHARDYIIRPYRYFPFEVRQVGSRYYISHNLSADTSLRRGTEILALNGEPFAAIHETLQRYHRGGNDGDLTAGARTRSLVYFPVYYLWWYGPQTYVTLTCRTPGDTTVRDATVSCLTSGQLHRYAVRRYRSEMKSTLPNLAVRKIDSLPGTAVLRIETFSNSSRDWFGLRYNRQLRKAFTEIKDQNVQNLVIDVRNNGGGTVLNAVRLLSYWMPQPFQLMEPGVIKRGGRSAYVKAWNPFTWMLFPVFYKKDPSGGFRERPAPPKRKPQQELAYRGNLYFLVNGASYSATTSVLAKTLDAGLGTFVGEPSGGAYWGDFAGQFQYVTLPNSGIRVRIPLKKLIHAVNPKNANGFTVEPDFTVDRTLDDILQGRDYLLHRTLELVKQGKLAEREAKRRQSLSTELSSSR